A region of the Falco peregrinus isolate bFalPer1 chromosome 4, bFalPer1.pri, whole genome shotgun sequence genome:
tggtggcagtggtggggctgggcaTCCCGCAGAGTGCACAGGGCCTCGCTCAGGAGGAAATGCAGCACCTTGAACTGGAAGGCACCCAGGTATTCCCTGCGGGAGTGCCCAGCCTTGCGAACAGCTGTGTTGAACGCCTGGTGCAGGGGGCCCTGTTCCGTATATGCCAGTAGGGCAATCGCCTGCGCTGGTGTCAGTGCTCGTGTCTGAGGAGCACGTCCCCGCCGGCTCCGCCATTCAGCAGTGGCAACAGTCCAGGCCTTGGCGTAGATGCTGTTGTTGGCAAACTCAGTGCGGttgagctcctgcagctcctcctccatcatgtggctgcagccctggtaCCGGTCATCAAAGGAGGTGGGGGCCATGTCCAGCGCCACCTCCTTGACAGGGTCGAGGTCTTGCTGGTGCaaggggctgccagcagccagtttcccagccagcagcaccaagCCCAGCACCAGATGCTCCATGGTGGGCAGAGCCGCCCTGAGGGAAGCCCCTAGATGTCACAGTGTCACGGGCAGGGAAGCAGCCAGTTCCTCCGCAAGCAGCTGAGGAGGTGGGGGAGCGAGAGCAGGATCAGCTTGGGGAGGGTGGCAGGAcatgggagggggctgctgagagaagcagggcaggctggtggAAAGCACCCCCTGTTGCATCCCCAGCCAGGGGCACCCCACGTGGCACACGTCTCAGCCCCGGCTGAGCCCCCAGTCCTGTTCCTTGCACTCAACCCTGCCAACAGGTGGGCGGCCCTAGCACCTGGAAGCATGGCCCCGCAGCCCGCAATGTCGCTCACCAGGAGCAAACCCCTCAGGAGCCCCAGCGAGAAGCGTTACCTGCTCCCTGTGGTGGACGTGGGGTCGGGGTGCTGTTCCTCGGCTCCTGCAGCATGCAGCCCCTCGGAGCCCACCCgctgctggcaggagaggcGAGAAGCAGCTGATCTTTCTTTATATAGCAGCGCTGGCTGGGATCCCTTGGGCCCAGATCTGGCCCCCACCTCCGttcttcctgttatttttacCGTCCCTGTGCTGAGtacccacagcagctgctgccccttccTGCCTTGCAGCGTGGCTACAGGGGACAGTCAGGAAATCCCCATGGGAAAAGTTGCCTTTGCTTTAACTTGGTGCAGGTGCCATCCCCTCGGGGGCTTTGCCTTTTCCTGCAGGGGCTAACACGGATCCAGCCCCACCAACCTGGGACACCATTCTTGCACTGACCCCCCTTCATCATGTGGCTGAGGATGGGGCAGGTTGTGGCTCAGATGGCATGGAGGTATCAGTGGCACTGGTGGGGGCAGCCATGGTGGGCCAGCCCCTGTCCACAACCCATGGACTTTGGAGGGGGTTAGAAGGcaggaatcatagaatcatataattgttcaggttggaaaagacctttaagatatTCAtgtccaaccgttaacccagcgTTGCCAATGCtaccactgaaccatgtccccaagcgcCACATCTTCGTGTATTTTGAACCCCCCCATGGATGGTGCCTGCACCccgtccccgggcagcctgtgccagcgcttGGCCATCCTGTCGGGGAAGACATTTCTCCCAGTGCCCAccctgaacctcccctggtgcgGCTGGAGGccgttccctcctgtcctgccgCTGGTTccttgggagcagagaccgacccccctcgctgcagcctcctgccaggcagctgtagggagccagaagggcccccctgagcccccttttctccgggctgagcccccccagctccccccgcccccccagagctgtgccccagccccttccccagcccctgcccggctctggacacgctccagcccctccgggtctgcctgggggtgaggggcccaacgctgagcccagggctcgaggggcggccgcaccagggcccagcacagggggacgggcactgcctggccctgctggccacgctgctgctgacaccggccagggcgctgctggccgccgtggccacctgggcacactgggggctcatgcccagccggctgccgaccagcccccccaggcccttccccgccgggcagttcccagccccctgcccccagcccgcagcgctgtggggggctggtgtgacccacgggcagggcccggcactcaGCCCTGTTGggcctcatacaactggcctcggcccctcggcccggcctgcccagaccccctgcagagccccctgccccccagcaggtcacactGCCCCCAGCTCGTGTCCTCTGCAAACTGACCGAGGGAACGCTTGATCCCCTTGGCCAGATCGTTGATATTAAACAGAACCGGCCCCAGCAGgaagccctggggagcagccgGTGTGACCGACCACCagcgggatgtgactccattccccaccactctttgggctcagccagccagccagcttttaacccagaGTAGAGTAcgcctgtccaagccatgagctTTGGCTCACAGCTTTGGCCCTTCTGATTTCCCGCCTGCATAATTTCACGGCATCTTTGTGGTCCTCCCGAGTGTCCTGCCCTTCTTCCCAAGGTCAGAAACTCTCTGTTTTCCCTGACtttcagccaaagctctctgtacAGCCAGGCCAGTCCTCTTCCCCGCCAGCTTGTCTTTTGGCCCATGGGGATGGCCTGTTCCTGCGGAGCAGGAGCCCGATGGAGGTGACGAGGAGATGCCCCACGGGGCCACACAGAAGCAGCTCCATGGGCCCGGCCAGCACCATCCCCGTGGGGCCAGGCAcaagcagcctggcagagcccACATCACCGGGCACCCGTGGGCCGGGCACgtggccaggcagccccagggcacGGCTGGGCAGGACGGTGCCTGGGGAGAGCTGTGGCACCTGCTGGGCTTTTGTGCCGTAGCCAGTTCGGTGACCGGTGCGCAGCGCCAATTCACACACGAGTCGAGGTATTTCCATCCCTGTGTTCCAGTTCGTGCAAAGCAGGGCACTGGGTGGTAACCCACAAACGCCTAGCTCCCCGGCTGTCAAAACTTTATGCTGTTTATACAGTTTGGCAAACCAAGACATCAGCCTTCACTGGTGACAAGTTACATATTTCTCTCAGTAtttttggcttgttttcctATTTGCTAACCAAGTCTCTCAGTTTTTATGTTAACTAGTCTGCATGCTCAGCCTCTGCTTCTCTTTGGGCCAGGGCGTCTCTTGAGTCGGTGGTCGCCATCTCCCCGGGTCGCAATTACCTTTCCCCTACTTAGCGCTTAGTTTTGCTGAGCTCATTTCTTGTGGTAAGCTTCCAGCCAGCTCATTCATCACGTGATgctactttcttctttctttaagtTCATTCTTTAAACAAACGACTTGCTGGTGCTTTACAAAGCGCTTACCAGGGCATACCAAAATGCCTGTAACTGAACCTAACTGTTCAGGTACCAACCATGTACTTGATTTTATTCAGCGCTCGATATCTGGGATACGTCGTGGGGCTGGGAGATGCTCTCAcctcctcacccagctgctgggggtCCTGCAGGGCCGAGGGAAGAAGTCAAAGCATCGGAGGAGCGTGGCGAGAGCCCGggtggaggagcagagcagcgAGCAACCCCGGCACTGGGCACCCCACAAACGGGTGacaccccacagcagccctgatGTGGGGCTTTGAGCTGCTGGCCACTGTAAGGGACGTGGCCCAACTGACTGTGCTGTGAGCCAGGGCCACGCTGCGAGAGAAGGTTCCAGAGGCAGCAACAGGCAGTCATGGGGAGGTGGGGCCAGGTGTCCCTTCCCTTGACTGACGGGTGTCTCCAGCACTCCTGGAGCTGGGGAGAGAGGCGGTTCCGGAAGCCCAGGGACTGGGGCCAGTAAGTAGGAGCAGGTACAAGCCTCTGAAGTGCTCTCTGCACTGAATACCCCCATTGGCAGGTCTGACGCTGGGTGCAGGACTGGTgatctccctccctccctctctctctcttttatttctcttaaagtTGTTAAGTAAGATGAGGCCTATGTCAATTTCTCATGAAGCCACATAGCTTAGGGGGGTATAATTGTGAAAGAGTCAGCGTTCACTGAACGTTTGTTCCATTAAAATGCATGTTCATGTACGGACCTCGAGTGTTATTTTGCCTTAATCCACACTGAAGGGATTTGCGAAGCTCAGTCACTCTCCCCTTCCCGTAGGTGGGATGTGACATACACTGGCGTCATGGACAGGATCCCCTCAGTGTTGGAAGGTCCTAAGTGACGGTGATGCTCCACCCggtgagggtgggcagggagagcagggaagcgACCTCTCCGTGTAAGCCGGGAGACATTTGAGCAGTGGCAAGCCATGGCTGCCTGGGAAATGCCGGTGCTTGACTGCTCCCCTCTTACTGAAAAGTTGAAGGACTGTAAGGCgtgcctttcctcaccagggatgACACGGGGCCATGTTAGCTGGCACGATTCAAAGGCTGTAGCAGACAGAATGACACCACTTAGGAAGGAATGAGAAGTGTGACCAGCAAAAGCCACGGTACGTGCTGTGTTGGGAGCCGCACGAGTGGCGGCCCAGAAGGAGAGGCGCCTGATTAAACAAACTCATGATGAGATGGTTAAACCCTTGCAAGAACATATAAaaaccctgcagagccagctaaGTGCTGAATGTAACAGCACTCAGCGACTCCACACGCTCTCTCAGATGCATTGGACGGAGAACAAACTTCACGGTCCGAATGAGAGGAAGGGGGACAAGAATCTCTTGATCAGACAGATCTTAATTCTGTTCTGGATAGTCTGCTGGGATTTACAAGACTGGCACGGCTGGCCGAGAAAAACAGGGCCCAAGACCTTTGTACTTGTCTAAGGAGTTTGAAATGGACCGAGAAACGTTTTACCCCGACAGTGAGGAAGTGGTAATGAGGCCGATGATTAAGCTGAGACCACTGATAGCAGCCAAGGTGGGGAAGCTCCACAAGTTACTATCCAGACGGTGCCGCACTCGACAGCCAAAGTGTTgaaattccaggaaaaatacACCAGGTTAGCTCAAGAAACTGAGACAGAGAATGTATGGAGAGTATCACTGACAGGAGGCTATCAAGTCCTGCTGTTGGAAGACGAGGCCCAGGGTTACTGGGTTCCAAGGGTTTTCCTAACTGCTGATGACCCAAGAGGTCGCTAACTCTACAAGCTGCCTATTGAGCAGGGGACCCAGACCCCTTGGAAAGGGGGGATCCAGTATGTATCGAGACCCCATGGTGAACCCATACACCATGAATATAACGTCCCGTTATGCCCCAGTTGGCATATCCAAATTCTTAACAAAAAAGGTACGTCCACCATAATTGCTCTTTCATAATCAAGCACTTTCATAGCGTGGTCCCTTAAATGTTAAACAAACGTGGTCCTTAAACAATCCAGATAATAGAGTTGAAACGTGGGTAATAAATCCCCTACCCCATGAGAATACTCCCCTAAGGAATTGTTCATGAAAAATTAGTTGCAAATCGTTACTGTGGCACCCAATAGACACCTGGTGAGCCCCAGAGCTGCAAACCTTTATTCGGCATATGTGTAGTTGTTGGGGCTTTCCGGCACCAGGGTTAAACCTGGAGATCCCACGTGTTATGGAAAAACTACCCATCGAGAAACTGCCTagattaaaactaaaaaaacctgcCTAAATTAAACTCTTTAATTGCAAGCCTTTGGGAAGATCCAGTGACAATCACAAGTCCTtggtgctctgctgctgtacaTTTGAGCTCCCATCACTCTCAGGGACTGCCCCTCGTCAGTGTAACCGAGTGAAGAGCTGGCAAAAACCTATGGGAACAGCCCCATGGTATCTCCTCTGGGAGATTACAGCTGCTGCAAGGCTGAACTACTGAAATGAAACGTGGAGATCTTCCCCATTGGAGGGGAACAGAATGCATCATCACTTAAAGGGCTCAGTTCTTCTCACACTGCTGCTTTGTCCAGCTAGCTGAactgctgcagcccacagggCAAACTGGGAAGAACAGATCCCTGCCATTTTTGCCCAGCAACTATCCTGACTCTTACTGACTCCAGGCCCTGCTGCATTCCCAAAGATAGAATTGGATGCTTACAAAACCAGAGCTTCCAGGGAATCTGAACTAACCTTGGAGGAGACAAGACTGTAAAACTGGGGCCGGCAGACTACTGCACAGGAAGGGTAAGGCAGCCTGCCGTCTGCTCCTTTGGTGCTTTTCCAAAGCCATCCATTAAGCCCTTCTGCTGGGCTTCTGAGAATTAAGGAGTGTCTTACTGGAGTGACAAGCTGCAGGGCAACAGtcctgctcccttcccttgTTCAAAAACCAAGCAGAAGAAAGGCAAGGAGCAcatcttttcccttctgctgtctCAGCTATTGAAAGTTACCGGCTTATAACATTGCAAGCTTTTCGGGAGGACACACCTCGGAAGGGACAAAGAGACACAGGTCCCTGCCTTTGTAATGCCAGGAAGTGACaatgtttatactaagccatggacttttcagtttctcagtgagagagctggaggggatgggagggggcacagccaggacaggtgacccaaactagccaaagggatgttccataccatatgacatcatgctgagtatataaactgggggaagaagaaggtggggggacagggcatttggcattatggcgtttgtcttcccgagtacTCATTAggcgtgacggagccctgctgccctggggatggctgagcccctgcctgcccatgggaagcggcGAAcgaattccttgctttgctttgcttgtgtgcgcggcttttgctttacctattaaattgttcttatctcaacccttgagttttacattcctttctgatcctcctccccatccctctgggtgagggggagagagcaagcggctgcgtggggctgggttgccagctggggttaaaccacaactaTGACCCAAGATACACTTCCTTTCACTTATTTAATTGCTTGACTGAGCATTTCCAATGATTGTGCAAAGTCATGTCCCTTTTGAACACAGCACTGTTCCTCACTTCTCCTCTAAGGACTACCACTACCACCACAGAGCTACTTTTGAAGAtacttttatttacagcaacacaaagagcagtaaaaaaaaaaagactggtaAGATACGCAACCACTTGTAACTGTCCCTCTTAAtatctgccccccccccccccccccccccccccaatgcaTTCTGGATAGAAAAtctttgcagaaatattttgttgctcTTGGACCTACGGGTGAATAGCTGTCTCACCACAGTGCAGCAGCATTGTTTCAGTCCTGTTTGGTCCCAGTCAGTGGCTGATCAGGATGTTGCTGAGGCTCAAAGACACAGGCTCTGGGTTCAGGTGTGTCCCAAAGGAGAAGCagttcccaccaccaccaataAGCAACAACTCCTTCTCATCTGGCAGAAAGACACTACTATGATTATGTAGCATTAATGGCCACTCCAGCTGCTCctaagaaagcaaaggagattTTGAATGTACAGGACTTCAACATGTGGGTACCTCATAATGCTGCAGAGATACTTCATATGGTACCTTCATTAGAAAGTTAAGAACAGCCACACTGGGTCCCACCTAGGACCATTTAGTCCACTATACCACCCACAAATGTGAGTAGAAATAGATAGCTAGAGAACAGAGGAACAAGGAAAACATGATACACTCTTGTAGTATACTCTACTCACCCAGTAACTTGCAGTTCAGTGATTTTTAATGAGGGAATGTACTTCCtgaaccttatttttttttcttccaagaacaCAGCCTGTCACTTTTGAATCTATGTAAACTTTGGCATCCATGTCCTATGGCAAGGAGTTAGAGCTTACCTATGTTTCACACGAAGCACTCTTTTGAAGTGTATTGCCTGCCAGCTTCTTCTAATGTCTCCCAGTTCTTATATCAGAGGAAGCAATGAACAGTTGTGCCCCCTTCACCACAAAGGAGACAGCCTAAAGTACACAGTTACACATCTGAGGTCCAAGAAACATCTGATTTAGAACCTGTATATCTGACAACCTGAAGAAAAGCTCTTTCATGATGACTTCCAATATTCAAAAGCTCAGGAAAGCGAACCTTGGAGACACACTTGTTGCAGGTATCAGACTGCAGCAGTAACAAAGTTGCTGTGTTGGCAATTCAGATATTGTAGGGGCCACTGCAACCTGAAGAGGACATGTTGTAGAGGCTTCCCTTGTAAAATTCCAGACAGAAGGCAATTTTCATGACAGCACCTTCATCTATATTCTTGAAGAAAGGTTAACGATTAAGAGATATGTATCTGCCCATGGTAACTGTTCCATGGCTTTTTCAAGCACAGAGAAAGCTGCCAGCCAATGGTTTTGGTGCTGTCACCTTCTAATGCATGTATCAATGCTGTATCCAGTACTGCACAGAAAATCACTGACAATCCCAGTCTTTCAAAACTTGGGACCAATCACATATACTGTACAGTACTATCAGTATTTTAGCACAGTACTGGTAGTTCCAAAAGCCTACAGAGTTTCACCTAAGTCCAAGCAAACAGCTCATAAGCAAAGGCAGCTACCAATTCACCTGCATCCACTTACTCAATGTCAACAAAGAAGTTCTGTTCTTTCAGATGCAACTTTATTATCACAGTATCCATTCTCAGCACTATCCAACAAGGATAGCCTATATTATCTAAAGGATATTAGGCCACTTATAACTTCTACTACAGAGTAAGAAAAAACTCAATTACATTCAAGCATACTTCATGCTTTATGCCCTCAGGAAAATGCTGCAAGGTCagccagacacacacatactgCCTATTATAAAAAACAGACCTGTCACAAATTCTAGTTTCACCAAGGACAGGAACCATATGTACAGATACctaaaagaaatgtgtttctttaagtaaaagataaataaaaacttgTCAAGCAACAGAAGTTTTCTCATAGAATGGTTTGCAttggaagggacatttaaaggtcatctagtccagtgtccctgcaatgagcagggacatcttcaactacatcaggttgctcagagccctgccTAGCCTGACCtcaaatgtttccagggatggggcattgaccacctctctctgggcaacctgtgccagtgtttcaccaccctcattgtaaaaaaattccTCCTTGTATCTAGTCTGAAGCTACTCTCCTTTAGTTTcaaaccattcccccttgtcctgctgctacAGACCCTATCAAAAAGTCcatccccatctttcttataagccccctttaagtactgaaagacCACAATAAAGCCTCCCTGgggccttctcttctccaggctgaacaaccccaactctctctCAGCCTGTCATCACTGGAGAGGTGTTCCAAGCCTCTGATGATTTTTGCGGCGCTCCTCTGGgcccactccaacaggtccatgtttTCATTGTACTCCAGGGGGCATTATCACAGGTGAGGGCTACTCACAGATTTAGACTAAGTTTTGCTCAGAGTATGCCAAAATCCTGGTATGTGACATCACCTGTATGATTGTTCTTCACTGAATCACAgaacaaaatcacagaatagatgaggttggaagggacatctggGTATCACCTATTCCAACCACCCCTGTTCAAAGCAGGCTCAACTACAGCAGGTTGCTTAGTACCTTGCccagtcaggttttgagtatctTCAACGATGACGGGGAACGACAGCCTCTCTGAATCTGTTCAGAGTTCAATCACCTTTACAGTAAGAGGTTTTCTTGTGTTTAAGTGCACTTTCCACTATATCCATGCAATTTTCTCCTTATACTTCAGGAAGCAGCTATAGCACATAGCCATTTCCACCAtgaagtttttaatgaaattatacCACAGACCTCCATGAAGACTAACTTAGGCTCTGGTTTGATCTGTTCTCTTCTTCCATAGGCACCCTGAAATTACTGGGCTTGTGCCTATCTCAGTTCTGCTCCCCCTGTTTggaacagagcagctctgtgccctCCAGTCTTCTGCACACTCAGACTCTCCCTCTCTTAACACTGCTCTGTACTCTGGGTTGGTAAGAGCACTTCAAAATTAGATTCCACCTCAAACAAGGAATGTTTATTCCACTCACAGATTTGCCTGTTTTGCATTCCCTACTCTGTTTCAGGGAATACCCCTACAGTTAACATTCCTTCACACTACACTGTTTaccctgaaagaaaaatttcagtgcTTACCACATTAATCGTATAGTCCAAGCAGAGACCAGTCATTAAGTCAAGAACAGTGATGCCTGGCACAGAGGATGAGTGAAACCACACTCCACCAACAAGCAGAAGTTTTCCATCATGCACATGTGCAGTATGTGAATACCTGTGAGTTCAAAATGAGAAACTCCATTAGTCAGAGAGGTAGGTAGATACAGGCTGAAGATTCACTGCTGAATGCCTTCTACTTACCTTGGGATGAGAGAAGGGTGTGTCTCTACTGTCTGCCACTGAAAGCCATGTTCAAGCTccctcagaaagaaaactgaacctaagggctgctcagctgctcccagacCTCCTGCAATTAGCACTCCTCCCTTCCAGCTGCAGGCACTGTGAGAGTGACGGCTTTCTGGTACTGGACCCTCAACAGGAATCTAGGAAAACGTAAGTCCAAGGGTCAAGTTGGGCAAGCTAAACGTCTCCTTCATGTCAAGGCTCTTAAATCTCTTGCTGTTGCATGTCCTGTGGGATGTAACAGTCCTTCCTGCCATAGGATAGGAACAGTTGCTGGAGGGGAACAGGGTAACCACGATAGGGAACaattcaaaaaacccaaccaataCACATTCCCCTAGGGACTGCTGAGTAGAAGTGTTTCCATTTAGACTATCTCCGATATGTCTCTGGCCCTCAGTGTATTTAGTACCATTCAGTCTTGAgagggttttatttctgcacaTTTATTAGAGGCAACTTTATGTGCATTCTTacatgctgctttctgttcaAGACATGCACCTGAGAACCACAAGTTTACAGACACAGGGACTAATGCAGTGACCAGCAAAGTGCTCAAGCCACAGAGCAAGGTCAAATGCTGAACTGCAGTACTAATGTGCAGAAAGCAAACCTTTAGTGCTTGcactaaatgaaaaaatgtaagaTGAGGGATTTGAAGAATATCATATCAAaaaagctgtgaagaaaattttggAGGCCATCTGGTCCATTCCTTTCTCCTAAAGCAAATGGATGGAACTATAGCTATTATCCTCTGGAGAGATGGTTATTAAAATTCCTGAAAGTTGCAGCGACTTTTCATCTCTTTAGGCAGTCTACTGCAGCACTTTACAATCTTCATAATTAACAGCTTCTCTCAGTGTCCTGTTGAAGTTGCCCTTTCTAGATTTCCTGTACTGTTCAAGGTAAAAATGGAGAACAATTTGTCCTCtctgtagttttattttacatatttgaaCACTTCTTTCTATCTTGAAACTTCTCCAGGCTCAATAGCCACAAGTCCTTCAAAATCTTCCGCTGTAAGGGTATGTGGTCTGGTCATTCTCTTGCATACCTCTATAGAGCTGTATATAGTATATACCCCGTCCATCCCTTTTTCTCCGGAATCAGCTCCGAGTATTCTACAAGGGTCCTGCTGAGATTAAGAGCACTGAAGAGAACAGAAGGACCGATTCATGTGTCTTAGAGATAACATTACTGGTTACATACCTGAACACACTGTTTAGGCCCTCCACAACAGCATGACCCTGCTTACTCTTATTTAGCCTGTGATCCCCTGTAATTACGCATAGTTCTGctatgcagtatttttaaaacttagtcTATCTTTAATAACCTgcaatttgtttttccagaagtACTTCCTCCATGTCAAAGTAATTTTGAGTTTTCATCTTGTCCGCTAAGGTACTATTGAGACTACTCTGCCTGATGTTAACTAcctataaaatacaaatactctTCACTTCATCATTTTTGTCATTAATAATTGGACCCCAGGACTGATCCTGTGGGACACACCACTATTTCCATGGAGTGTCATTTCTAAATTTTCTCAAAGTCTGACCTCCAAATAATTTTGCACTGCCCTGCAATACTCATCTTTAAACCATGTTTTCTTAGTATGTTATGAATGTGTCACACAAGGTGAAGTCCTACTAAAGTCTTGATACATAtgcattcttcagaaaaaaaatctactgccatgccacagaaatgcaaataatgtTAAACAAATCACTTCTTGAACTCTTCTTGGTGGTCACTTATCTCCCAATTATCTTCCAGATATTTATAATCTGTTACTatcagtttctgtatttttgaggACCTGAGATACAGTTGATTTGGCTTCTACACTGTAGAAGTTCAAAGCATATGTGGAGGGTGAGCACCTGTTTCATTAAGTTTACTGGATCACAGTCACTTTCAATCAAAAATGGAATAAGTAAAGGGGGAAttgataaaaca
Encoded here:
- the ART1 gene encoding GPI-linked NAD(P)(+)--arginine ADP-ribosyltransferase 1 isoform X2, with translation MEHLVLGLVLLAGKLAAGSPLHQQDLDPVKEVALDMAPTSFDDRYQGCSHMMEEELQELNRTEFANNSIYAKAWTVATAEWRSRRGRAPQTRALTPAQAIALLAYTEQGPLHQAFNTAVRKAGHSRREYLGAFQFKVLHFLLSEALCTLRDAQPHHCHHVYRGIRGIRFTAQRHQSIRFGHFTSTSLRNESTLPFGRDTFFSVETCYGVPIRDFSFFPEEEEVLIPPFETFQVIDITHDGDRALIQLRSQGALSTYNCELVKEKRCKSQPCIFSAGCSIPGDPRHLWELLLAATVLAVAGGL